The genomic window TTTTAGATTGGACGGATATGATGAGTAATTGAGTCTAATCCAATTCCAATAATCACTCACTCGAGTCATCATCCTCCGAAAGCATTTATGTGCTCTCAGAATCACCGGTGTTAGCAGGACACTGAGAAACAAAATCACAGAATCCACATTTCCATTGCTCTTCCTCATTAACATAAGTAGCTTCTCTCTGTCCAAACCAAAACTCAAGACAAATTCCAATTTCATTCTTTATCCAACCATCATCATATGCAAACTTTTCTTCTTCCAACAGTGATTGATCCCTCTGAGATTCATATCTCAACACAAGCTTATCATTAGCATAAGGCAGCTTCTTACACATATTTTTGTAACACATCACCACATCACCAAGTGTTGATGCCGAGAATCCAGAATCAACACACGCTGTTCGTAGATCTTTACATAACGTATGTCGTGGATTTAACTCGAAATAATCAAACAACTGTTTAAAAGGGAAGTTGCGATCGGCATGAGCAACTAAATTGTCCCACAAATACTTGTAACACATTAATTGAATCCTtccatttattttttgtgattctGCAGGCACTGTATCTCGGTAACGTGTCTTTGTTTCGACTATCACCGGTTTATGATCATTTTTTGCCTTAGGCATCTGCATTTCATCGATCTTACCCACCATCCATATACCTTGTGCAAAATCAAAGCTTATTATAGGAAGCTCGCGAGTCAGTCCTTCAAACATTAGTTGATTCACACCATTGATGAAATTAATAAGCTTCAGTGCCATAAAATCTTCACGTGACTTCACATTCACTCCCACGGGTTCCAAAACCTCTCGTTCAAGCTGAGCATGCCGATCCATACCTGCTTTCATTGCTTTACTCTTCCTACTTCTCCCTCCATAAACAAAGGCAAAATCTGGCTTAGCTGCATGGTTCTTCCATTCTtcataaaagagagaaaattcCATTTGCTTTTCACACCATTCTGTCTTGGTGATATCAGTGACAAACAGGCCCCTCTTGCTCCTAAACCGGTGCAGCAACGTGTCTTCTTCTCTGGACTTCTTCTTCCTACTAGTACGTACAAAACTGCCAATATCTTCTATGTCAGGATCAGAAGACGTGAATAGCCCTCTCTTG from Trifolium pratense cultivar HEN17-A07 linkage group LG1, ARS_RC_1.1, whole genome shotgun sequence includes these protein-coding regions:
- the LOC123902740 gene encoding exonuclease V, chloroplastic-like → MAGTSSKFPIEIISDDEMAFIDVALANAACSHVTPVAAPAIHSLASTPRICRIGTFIESVPARAKRGLFTSSDPDIEDIGSFVRTSRKKKSREEDTLLHRFRSKRGLFVTDITKTEWCEKQMEFSLFYEEWKNHAAKPDFAFVYGGRSRKSKAMKAGMDRHAQLEREVLEPVGVNVKSREDFMALKLINFINGVNQLMFEGLTRELPIISFDFAQGIWMVGKIDEMQMPKAKNDHKPVIVETKTRYRDTVPAESQKINGRIQLMCYKYLWDNLVAHADRNFPFKQLFDYFELNPRHTLCKDLRTACVDSGFSASTLGDVVMCYKNMCKKLPYANDKLVLRYESQRDQSLLEEEKFAYDDGWIKNEIGICLEFWFGQREATYVNEEEQWKCGFCDFVSQCPANTGDSEST